GCCCGGCGATATTGTAAATCTTAAGGCTGACCCTTCCCGTCCTGGACAATTGATAATTGATCACCGTTGTTTGTTTGAACGGATTGGGGCTGGCGGAACCCAGTCCAAAGCTTAACGATCGATCCCCGGCAGATAATGCGCTGACCGGGCCGTAGATCGTCTGGTTGCCTTTGGCATCCAGTTCCAGCAGCCGGTAGTAAAGCTGGCCCAAGGCCGGCGGGTTGGCGTCAAAATATTTATATTGGCAGGAACTGGCGGTGGTCCCCTGCCCGCTTTGCCGGGCTATTTCAATGTATCCGGCCTCCGGCTGGTCCGACCTTTCCACCACCCACTGGTAGCAGTCATTCTCGCTTTGGGTCAGCCAGGTGAGGTTTATCCCTCCGGGGGCGGCCTGGGCGGTAAAGGCCGAGAGTTCCACCGCCAGCGGCCCCATCACCACGTTGACCTTGTACAGCTGGTCCCAGTCGCCCCAGCCCCGCTTGGCGTTGTAACCCCGCACCCGGTAGTAATAGGTCGAGCCAACTGTCTTGCCGGTGACCAGGTAGTTGCTGGCTGTGATGGCGCTGGATACCGTGGCGGTCGATGCGAAAGAGGCCACCGGTTTGATGTCGTCTATGTAGACGCTGTCCGAAGCGGCCACTCCGTCGCCCACCAGCCGGATGCGGAAGAACACCGATTTGCCGAAGTAGGCAGAGGAATCGATGGCAAAGGCCCGCTTGGTCCAGGACAGGGCGTTCTGGTAAAGTTTGCCCAGCAGGTTCCACTGCCGCCCGTCGGGGGAGATCTCCACCCACATCCGGTCAAAAGTGGTCATGCCCTGGTAGCTGTAAAAGCTGAAGGAATCTTTGGCCGAAGTTACCGGGTATGGCTTGGTGGTGGTAATGCTGGCTATATTGAATTGATTGCCCACTCCGCTGCGGTAGCTGCGGCTGCCGCTGTACATCCTGACCGTGTTGGAAACGAACTTATCCAGGGAGATGTTGGGATTGGCGGCCGCCCCCACCGTGTCGGTGGTGGCGGTGAAGCCCGACAGTTCCTGCAGTTCATAGGCGGTGGGGTTTGAGGCCGGATTGGGCAGGTTCCAGCTTAACCGGTAATCGGTGCTGACTGTGGGAAATGTCACTCCGGTGACCGGCGGCGGCAGCACCGGCGGCGGTGAGGTGGTGGTGACGATGCTGTCGGTGCGCATGGCCAGGTACATAAAGCCCTTTAGTGTCTGGGGGCAGACCGAGTCTATGTGGGCGGCGGGAGTATAAAAGGCGGTGTCCGCCTCCACGCAGTAGGGAAATATCACCCGGCCCAATTGAGTGAGACCGTAGCCGTAGATCCAGCCGTCGGAGTCGCCGGTGGTGGGATACAGGGCCGAGGACTGCTGGGGAGTATA
This window of the bacterium genome carries:
- a CDS encoding M14 family zinc carboxypeptidase, with product MLLGSSLARGQEDMEPKMLIRVDISNPAVLLAVSNLPQGIDVAACRPGEYMDIVTKPSQLSLFTGAGISYTVRVSDPKVVPSKAAYHTYDGIRAELKQIALDHPTITKLDTVAVAAQGGKVWCLKVSSNPTVDDNSRQGILIMGNHHAREWMTPEICLYIANYLTNNYNPVGTDSISTLVKTKEIYIVTSVNPDGFIYDHGGTNVIPPWPPTLLWRKNRRVNSPTVFGVDLNRGYDGSVDGDIMGAWGGSINSYTSPDSSNDVFYGFSPSGEPEQQAMMKIVKDHNIVLSISYHTYSELVLWPLGYVDSTVKRAPDSLQLRYFGQQSAARIKRYRSTLGYTPQQSSALYPTTGDSDGWIYGYGLTQLGRVIFPYCVEADTAFYTPAAHIDSVCPQTLKGFMYLAMRTDSIVTTTSPPPVLPPPVTGVTFPTVSTDYRLSWNLPNPASNPTAYELQELSGFTATTDTVGAAANPNISLDKFVSNTVRMYSGSRSYRSGVGNQFNIASITTTKPYPVTSAKDSFSFYSYQGMTTFDRMWVEISPDGRQWNLLGKLYQNALSWTKRAFAIDSSAYFGKSVFFRIRLVGDGVAASDSVYIDDIKPVASFASTATVSSAITASNYLVTGKTVGSTYYYRVRGYNAKRGWGDWDQLYKVNVVMGPLAVELSAFTAQAAPGGINLTWLTQSENDCYQWVVERSDQPEAGYIEIARQSGQGTTASSCQYKYFDANPPALGQLYYRLLELDAKGNQTIYGPVSALSAGDRSLSFGLGSASPNPFKQTTVINYQLSRTGRVSLKIYNIAGQVVRVLVDGETSPSYPSPRGEGRVGSVTWDGRDDHGRMVGNGVYLYRLISGGLSATKKLIILR